In Haloarcula ordinaria, the genomic window TATTACGCTGCCAACATGGAGCGACTCCGTTGCGCCCGTCCGTCGAGCTGCGGAACTCTGTCGAAACCTCGATGACCTACGGGTCTGCGCGTCGGGAGTTGCACCGGACGTCATCAGGGGGATTCGGGACGCTGCCGTCGAGGACAGGGCCGAGGTCGAAGTCGTGGCAACGGCGAGTGCAATCGACGTCATCCGAGATGACTCCACAATGCGAGGCTGGTTCGCTGACCTCGGCGATGCCGGGGGCCAGGTTTACGAACATCCGGGGCACCCATATCTTATCGGCCTTTGTGACCGGACTGCGGTCATCGGAGTGAACGATGACGCTGGGATGCCCCGGGGACTCATCGAGTCGACGGATACGGTGGCCTACGAGTGGGTTCGCTCGATGTTCGATCAGTGCCGGGAGGAGTCTGAGCCGGTGGGCGACGGAGCGTTCTCCGGGTGAGGGCTGTCGCGTATCCAAAGCACGGAGATACCGGAGCCGTTCCGGCAGAGTCGTCCACGGCAGATGGATTTCCAAGAATCATAACCATTATCCTATTGTCAGAAATACACTTGTTATGGCGTCGTCTCCCGACACGGTCGAGTTCCTGGCCCGTTCGGAGAATCGTGTTCGGGCGCTGAAAGTGCTTGGTGACCGTTCGTGTGACCGGGATGAACTCGCGGAGGCGGTCGGTATCTCACGGGTGACGGCCCAGCGTATACTCGACGCCCTCGTCGGGCGCGGGTGGGTCACCGATGAGGGCCGCACGTATCGAGCGACTCAGTCCGGAACCATCGTTTCCGAGGAGTTCGAGTCGCTCCTGGATACGATGGAGGCAATGCGACGACTCTCGGCAGTCGTGCCATGGCTCCCTCCTGATTTCGACGTCGACCTCCGGCGACTGACCGACGCTCGGGTTTTTCTCCCCGCACCCGACGACCCGATGTCACCGGTTAGACGCTCGACTGACCGAATGGGTGAGGCTGACTCCGTCCGCGGTCTCGGGACGGGTATCGCCCCCGATGCCTTACGGGTCAACCGCGACTGTGTCGTCGACGACGGACAGTCGCTCGAGGTCGTTTTCTCCGACGGCGTGCTGGAGGTCATCGCCGCGGACGCGCGAATGTCGGAATGGGTACGGGAGATGCTCGACGCCGGCGCGTCGCTGTATCGCCACGAGGATATCGGCCTTCTTGCCGGTGAGTTCGACCGTGAAGTAGTCGGGATAGGAGTCGGGGATGGGTCGGGTGTTCCACAGGGATATATCGAAAGTCGAGACGACGAGGTCCGAAACTGGTTCGAGAGGACGTTCGAGCGGTACCGTTCGAACGCTGAACCGGTCAGGAAGAAGCTGTTCACGGTGTGAACGCCGTTCACGGAGCGTCTATATCTCCGTTCGTGGCGTTCTACCTTTATGTACGCCTTGCGACTGACACACGGGAAGGCAGCACAGAACGAGGGGGGACGCGGTGACATCGGACGGCTCCTGATTGTAGCCGTCGTCGCCATAATGGTCACGAGTTCGTTCGTCGGGTTCATGACGTCGACGGCGGCGGCCGAAACGCTTCCGTCGGGCGTCGTCGGGGTATCGCAATGCGGTCCGCTGGATCAGGCGAACCAGGAGTACTGGCTCACGGCGGACATCGTGGACGCTCCTGGCGACTGTTTTGTTGTCACCGCAGTTGGTGTCACACTCGATGGGCGGGGGTTCACCATCGATGGGGATGGGCCCAGCGGTTCAGATGCCGGCGTACGGGTCCAATCGGACGACGCTGTCGTGAAGAACGGGACGATTCAACAGTTCTCCTATGGAGTCTATACAGACGGAGATAACGGAGAAGTACGGAATTTGCTTCTGAAGGATAATACGGACGGTGTCTCTGTCATCGTGAGATACGTCTCTGGTGCCTGGGTCGGCCCGTCGAATACCCTCGTGGCCGACAACGAGATTCAGGGGAGAAACGGAATACAGGTAAACGGCGCGAGCGGCACGACCATTCGTGACAACACGCTCCAGGGAACCGGGGAACAGGGCTTTACTCGTTATCAAGGGATCCGTGTTTACCAGGTCTGGACGAACGCGCCGACCAGCGACAACCGAATCAGTGGGAATACGGTCGGTGGGTTCGAACGCGGTATCTCGCTTGAAGGGGGGAGTGGTACCAACAATCAGATTACGGATAACACACTGACGGGGAGCCGGTACGAGAATATCGTCGTTTCCGGGATAGCTGATACACAGGTCCTGCGTAACACCGTCACGGGGGGCGGAATCGGGATCCAAGTCGGCGGAACGGGGACGACAGTGTCAGGGAACCAAGTCACGGACATCAGAGTCGCTGGCTCGAACACTATCGGGATCGTCGTGCGGGGTGGCACTGACGTCGAGATCTCCGATAACATCGTTCGGAACATCCGGAACAGAGGGATTGAGCTCGTGAGCGGGCAGAACATCCGAGTGCTCCGGAACACCGTCACGGACATCGATACGGCTGGCATAAACGTCGGCACGAGCAGCGTCGATCAGGTACTCCTCGCCAACAATACGGTTCAGCAAAACGGGGACGGCGTCCGTACCGACGGAGCGACGAACGTCCTCGTGCGCGACACGCTGTCGACGAACAACGGGGAGTTCGATTACGAACAGTGGACGCGCGTTTCGGCGGTCGACCTGCTCCGGTTCGAGACCAGTACAGCAACCCTCTCGGGAACGGCGTACGACGTCGACCTCCGCGGGCTACGGACCGGCGAGACGCTTCCGACCCCACGTGACGGGTTCGTCGCGGTCGGCCCTGCGTTCTTCGCCACGGACGAGGCCAGCGTCGGAACCGCGTACCTCGACGGGCTGACGCTGCACTACACTGACGCGGACGTCTCCTCGCTTGACGAGTCGTCGCTCCAGATATGGGTCTACGACACGGCCGCCGGAACGTGGGCGAGCCTCCCCGGGCCCACGGTCGACGCCAACACAAACACGGTGACGGTCGACCGCTGGACGTTCTCCGGGGCACACTACGTCGCTCTACTCGGCCAGACGGAAGTCTCGGTGACTATCACCAACCCGAACGACGGTGAGATACTCAATACGACGAACGTTCTGCTCACCGGCACGGCGACGAGCACGACCGGGACGGTGACCGACGTCGAGGTGAGTCTTGATGGCGGATCGTTCCAACCCGCCACGGTCTCGGGCACCGACTGGAGCTACGCTCTCGACTCCCTGACGGAAGACGAACACATGGTCGTGGTGCGGGCGACTGACGAACTCGGCATCTCCAACACCTCGAACGTCTCGTTCACTGTCGACATGACGCCGCTCACCATCGAGACGGTGACGCTCGATCCGAGGCTCGTCGGCGGCGGCGACACGGTCACGGTCACCGTCTCGGCATCGGATGCGAACGGCGTGACGGGCGTCACGGCCGACGATATCTCGCTCACGCAGGACACGGGCGGCAATTGGACAGGTAGCCTCACCGCGCCGACGTCTGACGGGTCCGTGACCGTCGACGTGGTCGCCACCGACACCGCCGGCAACCAGGCCACAGCCTCCGACTCGTACACCGTGGACGCCACGGCTCCGACGGTGACGCTCTCGGCACCCACGACGAGTACGACCGCGGCAGTCGAGGTGACCGGCTCGAGCATGGACGCGAACGGTGTCGCTTTCGCGGAACTCCTCGTCGATGGGACCTCTCAGCCGCTCACGCTCGCCGCCGACGGGTCGTTCTCGGTGACACTAACCCTCGCGAACGGAACCCACACGCTGACGCTCGGCGCGGAGGACGCCGTCGGTAACCGTGCGGAGACGAGCGTGACGGTGACGATCACCCTCGACACCGACGGCGATGGCCTGACCGATGTCGAAGAGGAGGCCCTCGGTACTGATCCGACCGTCGCGGACACTGACCGCGACGGAGTGAGTGACGGGGACGAAGTCAACACATACGGCAGCGATCCGCTGAACCCCGACACCGACGGTGACGGACTGAGTGACGGTAGCGAAGTCGGCGGGAACTTCGTCGGGTTCCCCAGCGATCCGACGCTCGTCGACACCGACGGTGACGGACTGAGCGACAGCGAGGAAATTCGGACTACCGAGCCATACACCTACATCACGGCCCCGAGCAACCCCGACACCGACGGTGACGGGCTGACCGACCCCGACGAATACGAGCAGGGCACCAACCCACGTATCGCCGACACCGACGGCGACGGCGTCGACGATGGTACCGAAGTCTCGCTAGGGACGGACCCCTTAGACCCGAGTGACGAGGGGAATCCGGACAATCTCGACAGCGACAACGACGGTCTCACGAACGGTGAAGAAGCCGCTCTGGGGACGGACCCGGCGGTGGCAGACACCGACGGTGACGGCCTGCTCGACGGCGAAGAGGTGGCCACGCACGGCACCGACCCCACGTTAGCGGATACTGACGGCGACGGGCTCGGTGACGGTGACGAACTCAACACTCACAGCACCGATCCTTTGACCGCCGACACTGACGCTGGAGGCGTCGACGACGGCGAGGAGGTCGCTGCAGGCACCGATCCGACCAACCCCGCCGACGACGCGTTCGCGCTGGACAGTGACGGTGATGGACTGAGCGACGGCCGCGAGGCCGAACTGGGAACGGACGCAACTGTCACCGACACCGACGGCGACGGCTTGCCCGATGGCGAGGAAGTCGACACTCACGGTACTGACCCGCTGACCGCAGACACGGACGGCGATGGCGTCTCTGACGGTGACGAGGTTGCAGGTGGGAGCGATCCACTGGACGCGAACGATCCGACGCCACAGGACTCCGACGGTGACGGCCTCTCCGATCTAGAGGAAGAGGCCTTAGGCACCGACCCGACCAATCCCGACACCGATGGTGATGGCCTCGGCGACGCCGAGGACGACCGCCCACTCGACGCGACTGCTGACTCCGACGGCGACGGACTGACCGACGCCGCAGAGATCCTGACCTACAATACGGATCCCACGGCGGTCGATTCTGACGGCGGTGGCGTGGCCGACGGTGACGAGGTTGCCGCTGGCAGTGACCCGAACGACCCGGCAGACGACGCGTTCGGGTTAGACAGTGACGATGATGGTCTGAGCGACGGCCGCGAGGCCGAACTGGGAACGGACGCAACTGTCACCGACACCGACGGCGACGGCTTGCCCGATGGCGAGGAAGTCGACACTCACGGTACTGACCCGCTGACCGCTGACACCGATGGTGACGGCATCTCCGACGGTGACGAGATTGCAGGAGGGAGCGACCCGCTGGATCCGAACGATCCCACCGCGCAGGACTCCGACGGAGATGGACTCACCGATTCAGAGGAAGCAGCTCTCGGGACCGATCCGCAGAATGCCGACACTGACGGCGACGGAGTGACCGACGGTGAGGAAGTCAATGCCGGGACCGACCCACTCGTGTCCAATGATGAGGAGAGTGACGATGAAGGCGATGATGAGGAGAGTGACGATGAAGGCGATGATGAGGAGAGTGACGATGAAGGCGATGATGAGGAGAGTGACGATGAAGGCGATGATGAGGAGAGTGACGATGAAGGCGAGGACGATAACGAGTAAATAGGAGTAAGAACAAACGGGATTCTCGTTCGAATGAATTCTCGTACTATCGAAGACGAAGAGAGACTATATGAACTCCGGACTATCTTTCTAAATATTCCCACCATTCTTAACAGACAGTGGAATGGTTGCTAGCTGCCATTTCGAATCGTTTCTCTGAATCTAGCACTAAGAATATCGAATTTTCGCGCGAAACGCCAGACGTGAAGCAGAGATTCAGCACCGCCGCTGGAATCTGTCACCGACTGAGGGTTCCAACAGAGCCAAAAGTACATATCCTCGACGTATATTGGTGCGCCGTAGTTGAGGCAGAACGACGCACCTCTCCACAGCAGTTACCGACTAACCGGCATCACGTAAGCTGGTCGCCCACCTCACGCGCCGCTCGTTTGCCTGATTGAATGGCTCCCTCCATGTAGCCACACCACTGCGTCGCTGTTTCCGTCCCAGCCCAGTGGAGGCGCCCGACAGGTTCGCGGAGTACCTCGCCATACCCGGTCATCGTTCCCGGCGTCATGTTCCCAGCGTAACAGCCCGCCGACCACGGCTCGTTCGTCCACGCTTGTTCCACGTACTCAAGCGGTTCAGCGGCCTGGAGACCAAAAAACCGCGTGAAGTCCTCTAGCACATTCTCACGACGCTCGGAAGCGTCTCGTTCACTCCAGGTCCGTGCTGTGTTCGCTACGATGAAGCCGACCAAGGCTCCCCCTGTGCTGTCGGCGGGCGTATCATCGAAGATGAACCCGACTACACCGTCATCAACGAGCACGAAGCCCGAATATCCGTCGTTGCGCCAGAACGGTTCCTCGTAGGTCGCGACGCACTTGATCGTCGATCCCATCGGCATCCGCTGCGTGAGCGCATCCCGTCGGGCCGGAAGCGGGGGATCGTAAGCAATCCGTCCGGCGAGTGTCGGTGGAATGGCCACGATCACGTACGATTCAGCGTACGTCCCGGTATCAGCGTCGACGGCCACACCGGTGTCGTCCTGGGTGATGGCTCTGACAGGGGCTTCGAGATGAACGGCCTCGCCCAATTCGTCGGCCAACAGTTGGGAGAATTGCTGGGCGCCATCCACGATGCGGCGTTCCTGTGCACCCCCTTCCACGCTAGTAATCGGCTCGACACCGCCGGCGGCGTGGATGTAAAAGAGGAAATACAGAAACGATATGTCGGCTGGTTCCGCCGTAAACAAGGCTCGTACGACGGTATCGAAGGCCGCTCGGGCGGCCTCCGTCTCGAGAGTTTCGTCTTTCCATGATTCGACGGTCGTCGCGTCCCATTCCTTGGCCTTGGGCGCACTGTACGGTGCGTCAAGCGGAATTTGGTTTCGGAAGGTATCGATCTGACCGAATGCGTCCATCAGTTCCGACAGGGATTCCGCCGGAAGCGCTTGAAGCGTCTCATCGTGTTCCCTGACAGTACCCTCTACCGCGAGTTGGCCGTTCCCGTCGTCGTATTGGCGGACTGTTTCAAGGCCAAATTCTTCAATCAGTTCCTGCACGTGGTCCTGCGTGGGACCGATCCACTGACCACCGAGGTCGATCCGTTCCCCGTCGGCCAACTTGTAATCAAGTGTTCGACCACCAACACGGTCGCGGGCTTCGAGGACCGTGACGTTGTGATCGTCTCTCATCAGTTCCCGAGCCGCTGTGAGTCCTGCAAGTCCAGCACCGACGATGACAGCGCCACGGTCTTGGTTGCCCCGGGTAGTCATCTTACGATACCCCGTGTAGGTGTGGGCATTGTTTGTCCCTGATTGTCATCTGGTACCACCTCTCAAGAAGCCGTTCGACATAGCCAGTATTAAATCGGTATGTGTCCAGTCGACCACCGTACTGAACTCGTCCTCTGTAGTCAGCAAGCTCAATCTGCCACCTTCTACTGGAAGCCTTACCAACTGCTGCTCGTAGGGCACGCATCGGTTAGGAATGTCGGTGTAGAACTATCCCGTCTCCAGTGACGTTCGCGTCCTCTGTGGTCCATCTATCAGAACGACGGATGCGTAGTAACCGAAAATCGACCCGCCATGCTGAGTCCTACCCCGCTGGACGATGTCGCGTTTCTCGCCCGGTCGGCCCACCGTGTCGGAGTGCTCGAAATCCTCGCCGACGGTCCCATTACGCGCCGCGAACTTCACGACGAGACCGGCATCTCTCAGCCGACTCTCGGGCGTATCCTCGAACCCTTTCGGAATCGCAACTGGGTCGAACGCCGCGGGCAGGAATACGTCCTCACCGCGTGGGGGCACCTTCTCGCGGACGATTTCGGTGACCTGCTAAACACGGTTGAGAGCATCCAGCGTCTCAGCGACGTGGTCCAGCAACTCCCGATCGACGAGATGGACTTCGACATCAGGGAGTTCCGCGACGCCACTGTCACGAAACCGACGACCGGGGATGTGTTTCGTCACGTCCGTCGGGTGGAGGAGCTACTCTACAACGCCGATCACGTGGTTAACGTGACGCCGACTATCGCCCCGGGCAAGGTAGAGGAGTACGAACAACAACTGTCGCGTTTCCTTGACGGAAACCAGCGGGCCGAAGCCATCATCCCCGCCGAGGCGCTGAACACGGCGGAGGTCGCCGCTCACCTCGCAGCCACGGTCCGAGCTCCCCTCGAATCGGGGCGTGCAGCCGTCTACCTGTACGATGGGAATATTTCGACGCTTCTCGCCGTCGCAGACGGGATGGCCATGCTGGTACCGGTCGACGAGCAGGACGTCCCGGTCGCTCTCATCGAAACCGAGAACGCGACGATCCGGTCGTGGGTCGAGACAAAAATCGACGAATACCGCGAGAAGTCGACGGAGTTGACGATCGAGGACCTCCCAGAATAACCGCGGAGTTGCGAGAGGTGAAAGAGTTGCGCTAAGCATCATTATCCCCCCGGAACGCCATCTATTGTATGTGATGACGATACAGACCTCGCGAGCGGTCACTGAGGTACAGACGGACGCACACCACCGACAGGGGGGTGTCTGAGATGGCATCCGAACGCATCCGGGAGATGGGCGTGCGGACGCTCGCGCGGACGACGGGGTTCTACCTGTCGGTCCTCGTGTTCGTGTTCTTCTGGCTGCTGGCGTTCAACTTCCAGCTGTGGGCGGTGTTCGTGGGCTGGTTCGACCCGGAGCTATCGAGCACCATCCACTTCGTCCACAACATCGCGCTGGCGTCGTTCGTCTGGGTGTGGGGGCTGGCGATGCTGGCCCAGCTCTACCGGCCGGCGAAGCGCGTCACGGCGATGCAGGTCGCTGTGCTCCTCGTCCTCGCTGACGCGGGCGTCTCGGTGGTGGCCGGGGTGGCCACCGCTGAGTCGCTGCTGTTCTTCGGCCCCACCCTCCTGGCGGCGGCACTCCACCCCTCTCGCGGCGAGGTGTTCGGCTTCGCCCGCGTCTCCCGCGAGGATATCGACCCCGTCGTGCTCGCTGTCGCCGCCCTGGCCGTCGTGCCCGTGGGGCTGTACGTGCTCGGTCAGCTGAACCTTCAGGCTACCCTCGACGACTCGCACGTCGCGCTCACCCACTACTCCACCATGGGGTACTTCAGCGTCAGCATAATCGTGCTCGCGCTCCTGGCGGCCGTCCGTACGCGGGGTCGTCGGTTCCCGGCCTACGCCGCCGGCGTGATGGCGCTCGGGATCGCCGCCGCGTCGGTGTTCTACCCGACGGCGTCCGGGCTCGACCCCCTCTGGTCCGGGCTGGCGACGGTCTGGGCGCTCGCCATCGTTGGGGCCTACGAATGGTCGGTCCGGCGCGACACGGTGCGTTCGACCGCGACCGCACCAGAGCGTCCGAACGTATCACCTTAAACCACTACGAATCCACGAGACCATGCCCACGAATCCGAACTTCCTCGAACGGCTACTGCTGTTCCGACTGAACAGGGGCCCCGCCCCGCTTCTCGACCTGTTCGGTGCGGCGAGCTTCGAGGCGCTCACACTGGCACTCGACATGGAACTCCTCGACGCGCTCGACGGCGAGGGGCTCGCGCTGGAGGAGATCGCGGCCCGATTCGATGCCGACGATATCGGTATCCGAATCCTGCTCGACTTCCTCGCGGCACAGGGCTACGTCGTCGAGAGCGCCGGGCGCTACCGGAACACGGCGATGACGACGAAGTGGCTGACCACGGGCTCGGAGACGAACCTGGCGCCGTGGCTGTCCTTCTGGAACGAACTCGTGCTCCCCTTCTGGGAACGGCACCTCGAGCGCGCGGTCCTCGACGGGAAGCCGCCGATGACCATCTACGAGTGGTTCGACGAGGAACCGACGCGGTGGGAGACCGCCCAGGACGGGTTCCGGGCGGCTGCAGCCGTCGTGGTAGACGACATCACCGAACGGGTCGGCGTCCCCGACGGTGCATCGACACTTCTCGACGTCGGCGGCGGTCACGGCCTCTACGCGATCGAACTGTGTCGAGCACACCCCGACCTCACGGCTACCGTCTTCGACAATCCAGACGCGCTCGAAGCGGCTCGACGGGAGATTACGGCCGCGGGGGTCGAGGACCGAGTGACCACAGCCGCCGGCGATTACTGGACCGACGACCTCGGGAGCGGGTACGATATCGCGCTCGTCTTCAACGTCGTTCACGCTCACGACGACGCGGAGAACCGCCGGTTGCTGAGTCGCGTCAAAGAGGCCTTACGGCCGGGGGGCCGAATCGCCATCCTTGATCAGTTGGAGGGCTCTGCCCGGATGCCGGTCGGCAAATCGTTCCTCGGATTCGAGGGGTTGACCTATCTGTCTACGTTAGGGGCCAAAACGCACCCATACGAGGAGGTCGCCGAGTGGCTTCGATCGGCCGGATACGAGAACGTGACGCGTTCCACAATCCGTCTGGGAGGGCCGCGAAGTACACTCGTTCAGGCGACGAGGGCGAGGTGATCGGATGACTGTCCGAACTGACGGGGAGTCCGTCATCGAAACGGTTGCCGAAGGCTTCGAACCCGTACGAGAGGCGTTTGCGGAGAACTTCCGGACCCGAGACGAACTCGGGGCCGCCTGCGCCGTCTACTGTTGTGGCGAGCCAGTCGTCGGTCTCTGGGGTGGCTACCGGGACACTGCCTGCACGCACCAGTGGGCGGCCGACACGATGGTCCTCGTGGCTTCCGGGACGAAGGGGATGGCGGCGGCGGCCATCGCCGTCGCGCTCTCGCGGGGGCTGTTCGCGCTCGACGACCGAATCGCTGACCACTGGCCGGCGTTCGCCCAGCATGGGAAGGGCGAGGTCACGGTTCGCCAGTTGCTGAGTCACCAGGCGGGGCTCGCGACGCTCGACGGGCGTCTGTCGCCCGAACAGATCGCCGACACGGAGTTCCTCTCAGATCTGCTCGCAGCCAAGGAACTCGACTGGGAGCCCGGCACCCATCAGGGCTACCATACGTTTACACTGGGCTGGTACGCGAGTGAACTGCTCCGGCACACCGACGGGCGGACACTGGGCCAGTTCTTCGCCGAGGAAGTGGCCGAACCGCTCGGTCTCGAGTTTTACATCGGGCTCCCCGAGGACGTCTCAGACGGCCGCGTGGCTGACCTTGATGCCTTCGGACATCTGGATATGCTCCAGAACTTGCTCACGATGTCGCCCAGGTTCGTCCTGTCCTTTTTCAATCCGTGGTCGGTGACGAGTCGGGCACTGAACGTCCTCGCCACTAGGCAGCCGAGCGACCTCAACAGTCCAGCGTTTCGTGGGGTCGAGATTCCGTCGGCCAACGGCATCGGAACCGCCCGCTCAATGGCACGACTGTACGGCGACCTCGCGACGGGCGGCGAAGCGCTGGGTCTCGACGAGACCGTGTTCACGGAACTGAGCGCACCCCCTGTACCGCCATCAGGTGACCGGAAGGATGTCATCATCGGCATCGAGACGGCGTATGCGATGGGGTACTCGAAGCCATCGCCTGACTTCCGGTTCGGGACGTCCGACGCCGCGTTCGGCACGCCCGGTGCCGGCGGATCATTCGGATTCGCGGACCCCGACGCGGACCTGGGCTTCGCCTACACCCCGAACCGGATTGGCCCCCACCTGAAGGACGACCCCCAGGAGGTGGCACTCAGGGACGCTGTTTACGAGTGCATCGAATGTCGGGACTCGGAGACGGCTCCAATCCGCACCTGACGCAACTTTTCTGAACCACATACGAGGAGAGCGGCTCTGTTGAAATCCACAGTATCGGACAGTATCAACGTGACCAGCTCAGAGGCTGAGTTCAGCAGGAGATACAGTTATGCTATCAAACAGCGTACACCGACAGTTGGAGAGAATAGATGGCAATATCGAACGCGAACGTCGAGGCGAACCGAGCGATAATTGAGCGAGAGAACGACGAGATCAACACGGGAGGCTCCTTCGACTATATCGACGAGTTATACGCCGAGGAAGTTATCGTGAACATCACTCGAGCGGGGGCTGAGAAGCCGCTGGCGAGCCGCGAAGCCATCAAAAACCTTTACCAGGAGTGGAAAATTGCATTCCCCGATCTCCGTGTCGAGGTGGAGCACGAAGCAGCCGAGGGAGATATCGTGATGCAATACGTCACGATGCGCGGAACCCATAAGGGGGTATTCCGTGGTGTCGAGCCAACCGGAAACGAAATCGCCGTTCCTGCCTTCCATATGCGGCGGATCAAGGATGGGAAGATCGTTGAGACAGCGTCAACCTCCTCGTTCGGAACGCTTCTTCGACAGATCGGTGTCGAACTCCCGGTCGAGTCGTAACTGAATGCCCCGAGTCGAATCACTCGTCTTAGGGGTTCAATCAAAGCCCACGAAACGTATCGTCACTTGCTGTATTCGCGCTATAGTTCGGTCACGGCCACTTAGAATTGTCACGGGCTGAGGGTTTCAACAGAGCCATGAGAGCACGACTTCGGGTCCTGGGCTGAGGCTTGGCAGCACCGTAGCGGTGAACGATCCCCAGGCGACCCTTGTCGGAATCCCCATCATCTCCGACTCGTTCGTCACCGGTTGACTCGGCCTGGCTGATACCGCCGGCCATAGCACCTGCCCTACTCGTGATGGTCGCAGGCAAGTTGCTCACCCGGTTGTGACAACCGCGTCGTGGAAGCTGTGAATCGCGTCCATGAGTTCTTGGCGCTCTTGGTCAGGAAGTTCAAACGCCTGGTGGATTTCACCGAGGCTGTTTGGTCCAAATGCGCTAAGTACGGCCGATTGGATGGATTCTTGAGCATCTTGTGAGCAATATCTCGCAGTGCCTACGGTTTGTGAGTCCCAGCGTACGGTCTTTCGACAGATTGCGTGCCGATCATACACTGACTGGCCAGTATACAACTCAACGCCACTGTATGATCGCACTTCACTCGCTGG contains:
- a CDS encoding right-handed parallel beta-helix repeat-containing protein, coding for MTSTAAAETLPSGVVGVSQCGPLDQANQEYWLTADIVDAPGDCFVVTAVGVTLDGRGFTIDGDGPSGSDAGVRVQSDDAVVKNGTIQQFSYGVYTDGDNGEVRNLLLKDNTDGVSVIVRYVSGAWVGPSNTLVADNEIQGRNGIQVNGASGTTIRDNTLQGTGEQGFTRYQGIRVYQVWTNAPTSDNRISGNTVGGFERGISLEGGSGTNNQITDNTLTGSRYENIVVSGIADTQVLRNTVTGGGIGIQVGGTGTTVSGNQVTDIRVAGSNTIGIVVRGGTDVEISDNIVRNIRNRGIELVSGQNIRVLRNTVTDIDTAGINVGTSSVDQVLLANNTVQQNGDGVRTDGATNVLVRDTLSTNNGEFDYEQWTRVSAVDLLRFETSTATLSGTAYDVDLRGLRTGETLPTPRDGFVAVGPAFFATDEASVGTAYLDGLTLHYTDADVSSLDESSLQIWVYDTAAGTWASLPGPTVDANTNTVTVDRWTFSGAHYVALLGQTEVSVTITNPNDGEILNTTNVLLTGTATSTTGTVTDVEVSLDGGSFQPATVSGTDWSYALDSLTEDEHMVVVRATDELGISNTSNVSFTVDMTPLTIETVTLDPRLVGGGDTVTVTVSASDANGVTGVTADDISLTQDTGGNWTGSLTAPTSDGSVTVDVVATDTAGNQATASDSYTVDATAPTVTLSAPTTSTTAAVEVTGSSMDANGVAFAELLVDGTSQPLTLAADGSFSVTLTLANGTHTLTLGAEDAVGNRAETSVTVTITLDTDGDGLTDVEEEALGTDPTVADTDRDGVSDGDEVNTYGSDPLNPDTDGDGLSDGSEVGGNFVGFPSDPTLVDTDGDGLSDSEEIRTTEPYTYITAPSNPDTDGDGLTDPDEYEQGTNPRIADTDGDGVDDGTEVSLGTDPLDPSDEGNPDNLDSDNDGLTNGEEAALGTDPAVADTDGDGLLDGEEVATHGTDPTLADTDGDGLGDGDELNTHSTDPLTADTDAGGVDDGEEVAAGTDPTNPADDAFALDSDGDGLSDGREAELGTDATVTDTDGDGLPDGEEVDTHGTDPLTADTDGDGVSDGDEVAGGSDPLDANDPTPQDSDGDGLSDLEEEALGTDPTNPDTDGDGLGDAEDDRPLDATADSDGDGLTDAAEILTYNTDPTAVDSDGGGVADGDEVAAGSDPNDPADDAFGLDSDDDGLSDGREAELGTDATVTDTDGDGLPDGEEVDTHGTDPLTADTDGDGISDGDEIAGGSDPLDPNDPTAQDSDGDGLTDSEEAALGTDPQNADTDGDGVTDGEEVNAGTDPLVSNDEESDDEGDDEESDDEGDDEESDDEGDDEESDDEGDDEESDDEGEDDNE
- a CDS encoding flavin monoamine oxidase family protein; translation: MTTRGNQDRGAVIVGAGLAGLTAARELMRDDHNVTVLEARDRVGGRTLDYKLADGERIDLGGQWIGPTQDHVQELIEEFGLETVRQYDDGNGQLAVEGTVREHDETLQALPAESLSELMDAFGQIDTFRNQIPLDAPYSAPKAKEWDATTVESWKDETLETEAARAAFDTVVRALFTAEPADISFLYFLFYIHAAGGVEPITSVEGGAQERRIVDGAQQFSQLLADELGEAVHLEAPVRAITQDDTGVAVDADTGTYAESYVIVAIPPTLAGRIAYDPPLPARRDALTQRMPMGSTIKCVATYEEPFWRNDGYSGFVLVDDGVVGFIFDDTPADSTGGALVGFIVANTARTWSERDASERRENVLEDFTRFFGLQAAEPLEYVEQAWTNEPWSAGCYAGNMTPGTMTGYGEVLREPVGRLHWAGTETATQWCGYMEGAIQSGKRAAREVGDQLT
- a CDS encoding methyltransferase, whose protein sequence is MPTNPNFLERLLLFRLNRGPAPLLDLFGAASFEALTLALDMELLDALDGEGLALEEIAARFDADDIGIRILLDFLAAQGYVVESAGRYRNTAMTTKWLTTGSETNLAPWLSFWNELVLPFWERHLERAVLDGKPPMTIYEWFDEEPTRWETAQDGFRAAAAVVVDDITERVGVPDGASTLLDVGGGHGLYAIELCRAHPDLTATVFDNPDALEAARREITAAGVEDRVTTAAGDYWTDDLGSGYDIALVFNVVHAHDDAENRRLLSRVKEALRPGGRIAILDQLEGSARMPVGKSFLGFEGLTYLSTLGAKTHPYEEVAEWLRSAGYENVTRSTIRLGGPRSTLVQATRAR
- a CDS encoding helix-turn-helix transcriptional regulator, whose product is MTDSEDAFADIVFLAGSPNRIAVLSALSVDKPVDRHDLVEDLSISRVTVQRILDSLGSRGWVASEGRDYRITPIGEVIVEEFQSSLDTFESMERLSLVLPWLPAGFDVDLRRLSDARITLPTWSDSVAPVRRAAELCRNLDDLRVCASGVAPDVIRGIRDAAVEDRAEVEVVATASAIDVIRDDSTMRGWFADLGDAGGQVYEHPGHPYLIGLCDRTAVIGVNDDAGMPRGLIESTDTVAYEWVRSMFDQCREESEPVGDGAFSG
- a CDS encoding helix-turn-helix transcriptional regulator; its protein translation is MLEILADGPITRRELHDETGISQPTLGRILEPFRNRNWVERRGQEYVLTAWGHLLADDFGDLLNTVESIQRLSDVVQQLPIDEMDFDIREFRDATVTKPTTGDVFRHVRRVEELLYNADHVVNVTPTIAPGKVEEYEQQLSRFLDGNQRAEAIIPAEALNTAEVAAHLAATVRAPLESGRAAVYLYDGNISTLLAVADGMAMLVPVDEQDVPVALIETENATIRSWVETKIDEYREKSTELTIEDLPE